In Salvelinus alpinus chromosome 20, SLU_Salpinus.1, whole genome shotgun sequence, a genomic segment contains:
- the LOC139546568 gene encoding 5-hydroxytryptamine receptor 1F-like, with protein sequence MDLSNCTEGVFSLGVGGGGGEGDGGSITPPSKIILTLTLSLLALITMVINSLVITAIIVTRKLHHPANYLICSLAVTDLLVAILVMPFSILYIQRESWVMGEAVCNVWLSVDITCCTCSILHLAAIALDRYWAITDAVEYSRKRTGLRAGITVAVVWFLSVLISLPPLLWRNHGGGPEEDQCLIIHHHIAFTLYSTLGAFYIPLLLILILYYKIYRAAQTLYLRRGASRASQHSSMVNGTTLPSCPTDGDPQRPDTLNPPEKSYSDPSTEGDRVRIAVKSPQSESRRERECGLRRQRISGTRERRAASTLGLILGAFVVCWMPFFLKEVIVNTCGSCNTSIELADFLTWLGYLNSLINPLIYTIFNEDFKKAFQRLVRCRLRL encoded by the exons atGGACTTGTCTAACTGTACAGAGGGGGTCTTCTCCCtgggtgtggggggtgggggtggggagggggatgGGGGTTCTATAACCCCACCAAGTAAAATAATCCTCACCCTCACCCTGTCCCTGCTCGCTCTCATTACAATGGTTATCAACTCCCTGGTGATCACAGCCATCATCGTAACCAGAAAGTTACATCACCCGGCCAACTACTTGATCTGCTCTCTGGCGGTGACGGACCTGCTGGTGGCCATCTTGGTCATGCCCTTCAGCATCCTCTACATACAGAG GGAAAGCTGGGTGATGGGTGAGGCTGTGTGTAATGTTTGGCTGAGTGTTGACATCACCTGCTGCACTTGTTCCATCCTCCACCTGGCAGCCATCGCTCTGGACCGCTACTGGGCCATCACTGACGCAGTGGAGTACTCACGCAAACGCACCGGCCTCCGAGCTGGCATCACTGTCGCCGTCGTCTGGTTCCTGTCCGTCCTCATATCCCTTCCCCCTCTGCTGTGGAGGAACCATGGTGGGGGGCCAGAGGAGGACCAGTGTCTGATAATACACCACCACATCGCCTttaccctctactccaccctgggAGCCTTCTATATTCCCCtgctcctcatcctcatcctctacTATAAGATCTACAGAGCAGCTCAGACTCTGTACCTCCGCAGGGGGGCCAGCAGAGCCAGCCAACACTCCTCCATGGTCAACGGAACCACCCTCCCCTCCTGCCCCACTGACGGAGATCCCCAGAGGCCAGACACCCTGAACCCCCCGGAAAAGTCCTACTCAGACCCCTCCACGGAGGGCGACCGCGTGCGCATCGCCGTAAAAAGTCCCCAGAGCGAGTCGAGGCGGGAGCGTGAATGTGGGTTGAGACGGCAGCGTATCTCAGGGACCAGGGAGCGACGTGCTGCATCTACGTTAGGACTGATACTGGGGGCCTTCGTGGTCTGCTGGATGCCTTTCTTCCTGAAGGAGGTGATCGTCAACACGTGTGGCTCCTGCAACACCTCCATAGAGCTGGCTGACTTCCTCACCTGGCTGGGGTACCTCAACTCCCTTATCAACCCTCTCATCTACACTATCTTCAACGAAGACTTTAAGAAGGCCTTCCAGAGACTGGTCAGGTGTAGGCTTCGCCTCTGA